TTCGGGCACACCGGCGACGCTGCGGGCGCTGGCCTTCATCGGCCCGCAGACGGGCTTCGCCGCCGGTGACAACGGCACCATCGTCAAGACGATCAACGGCGGCAGCAGCTGGAGCACGCTGACCACCGCGGTCTACGGGACGCTGTACGCGCTGAGCTTCCCCCTCGGTGCGCTGCAGGGCACGGCGGTGGGCGAGGGGGGCCTGGTGCTGCGCACGACGGATGGCGGCACGACATGGACGCAGGAGAGCTCAGGCAGCAGCGAGACGCTGCTGGCCGTGACCCTGCCGGCGGACTGGACGATGGGCGTGGCGGTGGGCGCCAACGGCGCCGTCGTACGGCGCATCCCGCCCTGGGAGCCGTCGATCCTCTACGACACGGAGGTCGCGAGCCTGGCGCCGCCGACGGTGTTGCCGAGCACCGACCTCAGTAAGCGCGTGGCCTTCGCCGGCAATAACAGCGGCTGGCTCTATGCGCTCAGCCCGACGGCGCGCGTGCCGCGCTACAGCCCGGCACGGCTGGCCGATGCGGTGCAAGGCCGCAGCCCGGTGGGTAAGCTACCGGGCGACAGCTTCAACACGCTCTATGCCGCGACGGCCTCAGGCCTGGGCTATGCGATCAACGCCGACACGGGCGCGCTGCGCTTCACGACCGATGCCGACAGCGGCCTCGCCGGCGACCAGCCGCTGGGCGCGGCGCTCGTCGCAGCGCCCGTGGTCTCGCCCACGCGCAACCTGGCGTTCTTCGCGACGCGCAACCTCAGCGGCGCGCAGAATCGCATCTTCGCCTTCGACGCCAAGACGGGCGTGTGTCGCTGGGTGCTCAACGGGAGCTGCGCCGGCGCCACCGGCGCCCTCAATGTGGGCCAGATCAGCGGCAGCCCGATTCACGACGCGACGGCCCGCAAGCTCTTTGCGACGAGCACGAGCCTCAGCGGCGGCAGCACGCTCTGGGCCGTCGATGCGGGGGATGCGACGCCGGGCAACGTGAGCTGGAGCCGTAATCTCGGCGACAGCGACGCCTCGCCGAGCTTCGCCGAGACCACGCGCACCAGCCTCTACGTCGGCACCAACGCCGGTCGCCTGCACCGCGTCCGCACGGCAGACGGCGTGAGCTGCTGGAGCACGCAGGGTAACGGTTGCACCAGCTTCAAGGGAAACGAGCGGGCCTTCTGCACCGCCACCGACGCGCTCGGCACGAGTTGCGCGGCCGGCAGCGCCATCGCCTCGGGCGTGGTCGTGCTCTGGAGCGGGAGCCACCTCGGTCGCCTGCTCTTCGCCACGGCGGATGGCCACCTGCGCCTGCTCAACGCCGACGGCTCGCTGGTCTGGAAGACCGCCAGCCCGATCCCCGGGGCGAGCCTGCCGCTGGCCATCCCCGAGCGCGACAGCCTCTTCGTCGGCGCGAGCGACGGCAAGCTCCGCGAGCTCAGCCTCACCACCGGCGCCCTGCTCAACACCCAGACCGTCGGCAGCGGCAGCGCCGCCGTCGGCAGCCCCACCTACGATACCCGCGCCCTGATGCTCTACGTCGGCACCAGCACCGGCACCCTCTTTAGGTACAACCTCGCGCCCTAGCGGCGACCGACGAAGCGTCAGCGCGCATTAGCCATGGTGTCGGCGGCGACCTGACGCGGCGCCCGCGCGTGGTCTGCGCAGAGAGCTTAACCGGAGGTCCTTGACGATCAGAAAGCGGCGTCGCAGAAGCCCACGGACTCCGATCCGCTGCCAAACTGCGCGTTGTTCTCGAAGTGGAAGTACCAGCGGTTGCGCCCCGGCGAAACCGTGAAGCTGCACAGATCACCGAGGTCGGTGAAGGCCGCGATGGTCTGCGTCTGGCCGTCGCTGATCCGGGTGCGCACGATGCTCTGCGTGGCGTCGTCGCGATAGGCAATCCACCATTGCCCAGCGATCTGCTCGGCGACGCCGTGGGCAATACCGTCTTCGCAGGTCCGGGCCCGGCGCGAAGGCGCCGCGCCGAGGTCTTCGACAAAACCGCTCGCTGCAGCGATCCGGAAGACCCGCCCGTTGGCTACGATCAGCGCGCCGCCACGAGCGGCATGCACCGAGCTGGGGGGGGTGCCGCCGGGGATGGGCGTGCTGAGCGCCGTTCGGCCCACAATCCCCCCCGAGGCGTCGAGCTCCACCAAGGCGTTGAAGGGCCCGTATTGGTAGGGCACTACGCCGGCGCCAGAATCCAGCACATAGACCCTGCCGCTCTCGAGGTCGCCGAAGATCGTATCGAAGTTCGCGCTCAGCCCCACCGGCGTCTGCACGAGCTCGAGATCAAGGACGGCGGTCTGCCCGTCGCCGCCGACGAAGAGGCGCGAGCCCGACACGGCGATGCCGCCACGATCGTCGCCGGTGATGCTGTTGTGGTCCACGATCGTGCAGTTGGCGCTCGAGAGGCTCGTGATGGCGAAGGCCTTGGGCTGCTCGCGGGCCTCCAGCGCAAATGGGGCGGCACCGGTACACCCATCGCCGTCCCGCACGCAGACGGCGAGGCGATTACGCCCCTCGCTCAGGC
The nucleotide sequence above comes from Pseudomonadota bacterium. Encoded proteins:
- a CDS encoding PQQ-binding-like beta-propeller repeat protein, which codes for MRPAPVLVSALGTSVEGLALGSSHSCARRVDGTVWCWGLNFYGELGDGTTMFSPTPIRATAVGTDTAEFVAGSSSHSCARRTDGSLWCWGAPIPMVWTGWFWDPAYSWTEPRRIAGLGTQVAEVALASKHACGRFDDGRLWCWGGNDSFQLGHTRGSDLTGDMALDICGDGSCSPLERRDGGCPGDCATTCGNCVCDGVLEDAASCPADCAPGGLCTPSQCGNARCEADETCALCPGDCGACYTTCGKHGCEPGETCTSCPDDCGACAAPACGNASCDAGESCGSCPSDCGACGGTAWGAPSAALSASLQAVTFPGDTTVGYAAGTNGTLLKSSDGGAGWTALSAGTAATLRALAFVDAQTGLAAGDGGVLLKTTNGGLAWTAQSSGTTATLRALALLDAQTGFAAGDGGVLLKTTNGGTSWSALTSGTAAALHALRFVDAQTGFAAGDGGVLLKTTNAGTSWSPLSSGTPATLRALAFIGPQTGFAAGDNGTIVKTINGGSSWSTLTTAVYGTLYALSFPLGALQGTAVGEGGLVLRTTDGGTTWTQESSGSSETLLAVTLPADWTMGVAVGANGAVVRRIPPWEPSILYDTEVASLAPPTVLPSTDLSKRVAFAGNNSGWLYALSPTARVPRYSPARLADAVQGRSPVGKLPGDSFNTLYAATASGLGYAINADTGALRFTTDADSGLAGDQPLGAALVAAPVVSPTRNLAFFATRNLSGAQNRIFAFDAKTGVCRWVLNGSCAGATGALNVGQISGSPIHDATARKLFATSTSLSGGSTLWAVDAGDATPGNVSWSRNLGDSDASPSFAETTRTSLYVGTNAGRLHRVRTADGVSCWSTQGNGCTSFKGNERAFCTATDALGTSCAAGSAIASGVVVLWSGSHLGRLLFATADGHLRLLNADGSLVWKTASPIPGASLPLAIPERDSLFVGASDGKLRELSLTTGALLNTQTVGSGSAAVGSPTYDTRALMLYVGTSTGTLFRYNLAP